The Aptenodytes patagonicus chromosome 22, bAptPat1.pri.cur, whole genome shotgun sequence genome contains the following window.
TTAAGGGTATGTTCCAGTCCTCCAGAAATTCATCTTCCTTCAGAGGACTCTGCCTCTCTTCTCCActtttgtaaatgtattttatagATAAATATACTAAAAATCTACTAACACAAAAATGGTAATCTCTAGTAACAAGCCTGTTTCAGAGAGGCTGAACTGACTGTGCTACCATGTGCAACATACACCTCTGTCCCTGTCTGGCCTGCTATTTCCAACTCCTACATGTGTTTCTCATCTTTTCCAGTTGTGCATTTGCACTACAGGTTCCTTGGTGCTCTACTGAGGGCTTGAGAGCCTCAGTCCTTCTGTGGAGGAGCACATCTGCCTCCCAGACTGTAATGCACATGCAACCTCAGGAAAATCTCTTCAAGTCATGTCTGGGTTCTAGGACTCCTGTCATCACTGCCTCTGGATCCCTTATACCAAGAACAGAGCGTCTTGTTTTCTCAGTGGAGTGTGAACAGTTGGCGGTTTGTTCAGTGTTAGTTACTcagtccaaaaaagaaaaagtagaattaTTTAAATGGAAAGTGACCATAGCAGCCAGGTAAACAAGAAACTCGTGTGAAATAAAGCCAGACAGGAGACAGTGTACGTTTGTCtgttcctgctctttgcagtAGGCTCTAGACAGGGATTTATATCTCAAAGCCATCAGTaagattttgggaaaaaaaaaaggaaaaaaaaacaaaaaccaaaaaccaaacaaaaaacaactctgGGAGTGGGTTCTATTCCAGACTCTAAAATTAGATCTCTTCCAGCCTAGGCGGCCAGCAGAATATATCTGGTAGCAGCAGTGATAGTTCATGcattatctgaaataaaaatggttttaatgTTCACATTAGTAGGTTCCTACCTGCCTGGTTTGTGTTGTaatgtttcctttctgttcataAAACATTGGTAGTACACACTTCTGGCTATGACGTGATTCTTTGCAATGGGAGCATAGAGGGACTCTGGTTCTAAGGACACAGTTGTTAGTCTGTCCAAGTGCCATATGATAGACTAAAGAACTGGTGACACTGCCTTTCAGATTAGTTATGCATAGATTTGCATGTTACCTTGAGAGCAGTTTTTAATTGCTCTAAGGAACAAAGAACTTGCAGATTTCACTCGTCATTTTTCTAAACATGGGGCTGATCCCTCCCTCACTCTTGAGACACATAAAGACATTGCAGTCAGCAGCTATAAAATTCCATCCTTCTCTTCTACCTAGTCTAAAATGATGACATTCTGTATTCACTGCTAATCACAAAGGTTTCGTTCATCCAGAAATGACACACAGAATACCCTTTATCCTTCTTGAGGTGCTTCTTCACACTTGCAGATCTGCTGTCTCCCAAGTACAGCCCCAGTAGGGTATATGTGCTCATACCCAGAGGAAACAGTATCTTACAGAAGAGCTCTGTGCCACGAACATAGATGCCAATCTAGCGATCTCTACTGAGTTGTGGATTTGCCATTCTTCACTATTGGGAGCCACAGGTTTTTCTGAGATTGCCAGGTAACTTTTTAATTCCCCTTGTAATTGCAAAGCAGAGTCTGCTAGAAAATGGGAATCCCTCCTGTTGGAATTTTCACAGGGAATACCCCCAtttgacattttcctttcagaaataattattttccccaTGGGATGAATCAAAAAATCAAGTATatagaaaagctgctgctttactgCTTTCCAAATTTGTTCTTTGCTCAATGAAACAATGGCTGAAGTATGGGCTTCCCCCCACCTTACACTCTCTATTTTTTAGCCAGAAGGGAAATCAATTTCTTAAGTGTTCTCTCACTTGACTTACTGCTAAAAATAGAAGTGTTATTTTCTCTTCACAGCTTATAAAAATCTGTGTatttgggtgggtgggtgttttagcacagctaaaacaaacaaaaaaaaccccaccaccccgAAACCTGAATATTTCCCCACAAAAAAGGTCAAGAGAATAGGCTCTGGCCAGAACAACCCCAGTCCTGTGACACTTTGTTTTTCATCCTCTTGTGTTTACAAAGAAGCCCATATTTCCTCCAGTACCCCTCATAGTTCATCAGTGTCCTGGCTGTGTCTGCTCAGATCAGCcaattttctattgcattttgcACATGGCTTTTAATTCTTTGGAATGTGCCTCTTCATCCGTTTGCATTCAGGGGCTGAGAGTGACTTGCTTTGTGGGTCCTGCATGCAGGTGCAATAAGTATTCCTGAGTTGTGGGCAGTCACATAGATGGCAGGTTTCTGCCATTAGGTCCAGTGTTTGCCCTCCTTAATGACATAGCAGTGTGCCTGTTCTCAGTATTGTCTCTTCATCTGTTatctgctcctgtgtgggctgtGCGCTGCCAAGGAACTCGGAGACTAGCTAGTTGTCAAACTCTCTCTCCTCTTCATTAGCAGACACGGATCAAAGTGACAAAATTAGGAATCAGGAAATGAAcagaggcaagaagaaaaatttcACACAGGCCACAAACATTTGCTTCCTTTCTACTTTGTACTTTTTTACTTCTGCTGCACAAAAAGCTGCAGCTAGACAGTCTTCTCAAAATTTTCCATTCACCGAAACAAGCTCTCTACCTTGACTTCTTTTTGCCATGCTGAGCTTTGTGGTGAACTTTTTTGTGTCAGAGTTTCTAGCTATCAAATGTGTTCCATTTTGTGACTATAAACTAagtctcttttttatttctctgctgtgcTGTAGATGCCAAATTGGAGGCCATGCCAAGGCTTTGTATTTTACAATGGAAGCACTTATGAATAGAAGCTGATTATGGCTTTGCTTACTATCCTGCTTTTTTGAAAGGAATGGGCTTTGGCGAAGCTTAGTTACTTCTGACACATGATACTATTGCATAGCAATGTATGACATCAACACCACCAAATTTCTGCATTTGTCTGCTTTGCTGATCCTAACTGGACTAACTTGATGGCTATCAGTGCATGATGTCTCTAGGTAAGGCTGTGATTCTAAGGGGTGCCATACATTGtcacccttttctttttctttcctttctagaGAGTCTCGCTTTTCAGTTTAGGTCAATTCCCATTAAAAATTTGAGGTGATCCTGCCTACATTGCTGCATATAGCCCACTAGGAAAAGAAATACTAGCTCCCTGTCTTATATACTTACACCATCTAGGATGTTTCTGAATCTATTGCTTTGATACCTTTCCTGGAAATCATCTTCCAGTTGAGCATACCTGGATCTGGGTGCTAGGAAACCTCACAGTGCAAGCTGAGAAGTAACCTGGgctctttgaatttttttcaagctACTCTTCAAGTGTCTCATTCCTATGTGAAGGattacatgtgtgtatatatagtagACAAGTAAAAACATCTTCagttttgtggaatttttttaaagtgttgtcATTATTTTCCATCTAGAAATAGCTCTCCAAGTATCAGCAACTACTAGTCCCAGGCTGAGAAAGGACAAAGTCTGGAATAAAGTCTCCTGAACAGAAGATGGAAGAAGGTGGTTTTAAACTCTTGGCTAGCTCATCTGTGGTGCCAGACACACAGCAAGCTCAGCTTTGTTTAGTGGTGGTGTGAGTTCTTCCTGTAAGATGCCTTAAAAGGGAAGTTCTGATTGAGGTAGCGGTTTAGCTGTGAGTCATGCAAGTGAAATGTTATAACGTCTGTTTCTCAGACAAAAGCAAATCCAAATTCCTGAAAGTGGTCTCACCCCTGAGCCGCAGAGAGCTTTGTCTTTGCTAGCTGgaagcaacaaaaagaaatgggaagactTCTTTCCAGTCTTCTTAATCAAAAAGTCTCTCTGCTAAGTTGCCTGATAAGTAATTACAGGCACTGGAGTAGGGAGTGACATCTTTGTAATTACACTCCGTTTGTTACCGTGGAGATCTCAGAAAATGGCAGTTTTGGTGTTTGGCAGTTGAACAGCAGGTTCTGCACCTgagaagattttttcttttccaattcatCTTCCACAGGGGGCTGACCTTTCTCTCCTGAGCTATATATATCTTTGTATATCCCACCCTCAGTAAAAACCACTGTGTTGTGAATATGTGTACAAGTATTAGCTTGAAGAATGCTCAGTCCTAGTTAAGTCACAAGATGCCGAAtattaaaaatctagaaaatagTACGAACTGCCAGCACAGTCAGCAGCAAATCCCACATATCTGGCATCACGGACCTGGCAAAGCCATATTAATTATAATTGTTTTATTGCTATTTAGCAGAATGCATTCCTCAGCAGCAATCCTTGGCACAAGAAAGGTACTGGGGCAAGAAGGATGGAGGGGAGAAGGATCACAATAGCTGGGATAGATATCTGGCCAATATGCAGTGACTGGACAGTGATGTGCCAATGAATGGGCAGCAGGCAGGAGTTTGCCTTCTCCAAGCAGGCTGCATCTGTGTGGCAGAGTAGCTAGATGCTCTACGCTCGTATATtgatagttttgtttgttttttcattttcctagCAATCATTGCAAACTGTCATTTGTAGGGCTTTCTAGTCTAGGTTCTCTAGTAAATGCCAGCAGCTCTGTTAACCCTAAAGATTTgggtcagattttaaaataatgtttaaattggTAATTGAGAATACTAAATGTTCTCATTAAAAGTTTGCATAGTCAAAGCTGGGAGCAAGGCTCACTGTGCCCTCTAGTGTGCAGAGTCTGTAGCTCCACTGTCACCTCGTAACGGCATGAGAGAAATGAAGCTGTTTTTTCTAGCAGTGGATTGGCATGGCAGATTTCTGCATGTCCTCCACGTTGCCCACACAAGACAAAGACTAGAATTACAAGGCACTGCCCTGAGCCTGTTTTACTTTGGCTGACGTGGTAGCCAGAGACAAGGCACAAACACAGTTGTTGTGGTCTGATGGGAACTGACACCGCACATGAACGGATGTATTGCCTAAGCACAGATCAAGCATGTAAGTCTAcaagtaggaaagaaaaattctgtgcTCTGGTTTCCTTTTGTCCTAGATAAAGCCCGTAGAAAATAAACCCCTGTTGAATGTGAGTATTTCTAGCAGTTTTACAGGTGGCAGAGGTTAATGCTATTCTGCTAACCTGCTTACGGGTTTTGTCCTGTCAAGTTCTGAACGTAGCTAGGGTCCTACATCTTCAGCTATGCATGGGGCTATACTGACATCTCCCATGTTCTGTACATGTCTCAGGCCTGGTCTTTGCTGGCAGTCTCATCCCCAGATTGCTTCATTATCCTTCTAATGTGTTTAGTCTGATGATCCACTATTTGCTGTTCTTTCTTTATGTCATTAAATTTGTCTATACACAGATAACCCCTTGTGCCAGTAGCCTCAAGTCCATTCAGCAATGCAGTCCCAGGAAGAGGTTGGCTAAGGTGTCTGAGCAGTCCCCTAAACAACTCAGTAACTGCGTAACACTTAACTGCGAACGTCCAGAACATGAAGGCAATGCAGTGTTGCcactggctgctgcagagccacTCTGATTCTGCCTATTGAAATAAGGTGGTGGGAGGGTATCCTACAGTTCAGATGAGGACAGCATGCATCATGAGATGCTGTTTTAGGCTGTGCATGCAAGGTTCTTGGCCTCTAAGTCTTAGACACTCTAGGCCTTTCACACAGAATCGCCTTTTTTTAGTATCTGATGTGATTTgtgtggttctgtgattctatccATTTTCAGGCAACTCTTCTCCAAGTCTTCTGATCATAATGCACTGATAACATTAGCCTTTAAAAGCTGCTGATATCTTACATTCTGACACCTGCATCAGtatgttggaggaaaaaaaaatgtaaagtagGGACACTGGAATACGCCTGCCCAGCAGGCAGTAAAGCAGCTACTTCTTGTAAAAGATGCCATGCTCCAAATCACTGAACTGTAGACAAGCTTCCGTTCTCTGCAGTGACCAAGCTCAGGACTATTGCTGAGCTTATGACCTCCCTCAGGCTGTTCTTCCCACTCATTATTTTGCCAGAGGGTGCAAATTCATTGTTTCAATCACTTCCTCTAACAGCTTTCAAGGGGTTCCCCAATCATCCTTTTCTTTCCAATAGCATTCAGCTTTTTCCCCAGCCAAAGCATTGATTTTAGAGGAACATCACAACGTAGTGCCTGTACCTTTCCTGAAGATCTTCAAATGTCCTTTTTTATGTACTGCCAGGCAACTGATAGAGCCAGATAGCTTTTTAAGTTCCACCCCTACATAGCAGTACAGCACATTTCCAGCTGCAGGTTTCACAGAAATAAGCCCTCTAGcaatgttggatttttttttttgtcttacgTTCCTCACTGAAGAGTTGTAAGGTGGTTCTGGATGGTATGGTGTATGTCCTTCCTGGACTGAGCTGCCCTTGGGACAGGAAACTTGGGAGGTGGAAGTCTTCTCATTTGTTTTCATGAGATTCTCCATGAATTCTGAAGAAATCACTGGTCTCCTTTTGTGGCGAGCAAGTTTTCTGTATAACAGGTGTTCTTTGTGAGAGCCAGAGACCATTGTTACTTAGAAATGTGTGGTTTTGACAAAATAGGTAGCAGACTGCGAAGAGAAACCTTCTTAAATTCTTGTCTGATTCTGATTTTTCATAGGACTCTATGTATTGGTGGGAGCAGGGGCTCTCATGACCACAGTTGGATTTTTTGGGTGCTGTGGAGCAGCGCGGGAATCTCAGTGCTTACTTGGAGCAGTAAGTAAAAGGTTTCAAGGGCCTGGGCTGCACAGGAAAATCATTCAAGAGCATATGCTTTGTGTGATTAGTGGAAAGATCTTTGCTGTCCAAGACCTGAAATATCTTATGTCCTTTTACTGGCTAATCTAGCATCTCTAGCCACTGTGCTATTGCAGAGCTTCCATACATGAAGAAGTTCCATTGCTTGTCTCATGTGATATATTTCCTGGAATTAccttctgtcttttctgaagCTACCATCTGAGCCACATCTTTGCCATTTCCACCTTTGTTTCCATATTACAAGAAATCTGACTTGACACCCTTGTTACGGACCCTGCTTACCAGCTTTCTTTCAGTTACTGTGTGGGCTGTTGAGGCCTGGGCAAGGATGAGGGACTGACTGGGAGTCCGTCTAAAACAGAATTGTGCAAGGTATATTAATATAAGATTCTATTCTTCCTCTGCAGTTCTTTGCTTGCTTGTTGGTGATATTTGCAGCTGAGGTTACTGCTGGAGTGTTTGCCTTTATAGGCAAGAAAGTGGTAAGTAGCAAGCAACTTCTAGTGTAATAATGGGGAGTTATGGATTCCAGTGCTGACTGACCTACAGTCTGGCTCTTGCATAGGAAAACTTTACAGGAGACTTTTCCCAGAAGACTCTCTGACATTCTTATGTGGAGTCAATGAGAGCTTGCGTTATCACAAGTCCAGAATGGGATGCAGTTTTTGCCCCCCTCTATTAAAGAAAACCTGTAGGTGTGGTTCAACCTTACATCCACAAGGAACATCAAGTAGAACTATATGATAAGAGGGTATTGCTTGGGAAAAGGGCAAACAAATTCAAGCACTGAACTTCTCCAGCTAACAGTGTTTAACCCAAAACACAGAATACAGCATATGTACATTCTGACCCATGCAGAGTCCCTCTGAATGCCATCAGGCCACAAAACATCCTATCTTTCCAATCATGGTACCTCAGTTTACCAGGCATAATTTTCTGCTCTGGAGGTTGATGACACAAGCTGGAAGTCTGCACTGGACTGGGGGTAAGACTTATTTGCCACTCACTTGGAAATTCTGATTCCTGCAGGCAATACAGGAAGCCCAGAAAATCTATGAAGACATTTATGATGACTATATGAAAAACCCAGGAGGGAAGGTCAACAGGACTATCTATCACTACCACTTGGCTGTGAGTAGTCCTCCTGAGCTTTAATACCTTGCACTACTACTCTACTGTCACATTACcctttaaaatgcagaatgcCTCCCACTGAGGTATGAAAGAATAGAACTGAGTGTTACTTAAAATGGAGCCAGAAGCTCACAACTTGGTTTCCTGATGGCTCTGTCAGCATTCTGATTTTCAGATCCAAAGTGATCCCTACCTTTGAAAGTGAAAATGGCCAGGCTTTTAAATTTCAGCTGATGCTTCTGGTCTTTGTTGTGCAGAAGATATGACTATTATGGCCCTTTCGGATATTAAAATCCAAGAATAAATACTCACAAATGCAGAGAGAGGTAAAAGGTCTGAATCTCTCTGCATTTATGAGAGAAAAAATTGTGACCTGTGTCCCAGGACCTACAATGTGGCAGATCCTGTCACTGACTGAACCAAGTAGGTAAAGAACCAAAAGCACATGTGTGACTCAGTTCAGGCCACCCAAAAAGTTAGTGTCTGAATCAGAATTAGAACCTGTGACTTCCTGAATCCTATTTGTGTCCATCCTGTATCTACACTGCCTCCCACAGAGATCAAGCCCAAGCTTTGTTGCTCCTTACAGCATTCCCACGTTCTTTAGAACAAACATTTCACAACCTCAGACCCTTTTGTCCTTCTCCCATAGCTGTTATTTCTGACCCGAAGAGGAATTCCAAGCATTCTGTGGGAGATaggcaaacaggaaaaacaaaccctCTGAAACACTCTGATTTATTACTGTCTCCAAACCCAGCACTATGTTTTGTCAGAAATAAAGATTCTAATATTCTCTGTTGTAGCTTTTGTGCATTGCCCATAATTCTGTATGCGTTATTTGaactttctgctttctccctttaACAACTCCTGTTTCCTTGTAAGCCAGGGATCTGCTTTTCCAAAATCCACTTGTTTGCCTTGTTATGAGATACTGTGATAAAAATCCCTTCTAGGAGTTGTAATACAAATTTGTCTCTTTGCTATGGCTTCAGACAATTGAAACTGATTTTTGAGAATTTTGGCCCACGCAGTTGGAACTCTACCAGAGGTGGCAGTTAATATAGGGAATAAATTTATGACTTGATctgtattgtttcttttttttagttacttATTGTCTCACTTTCAGTATGAAAGTAGTAACTCACTTTCAGTATGAAACAAGTCTATGGTTTCCCCTTCTTTGattcttcatctctctctctctcatttagcTCCAATGCTGTGGTAAAGATAATATGGAACAACAAATGGGATTACCCTGTCCAGAGAATATCCAGATGCCAAAGGCAAGTGTCCTCTGTTCTGGTTGTTCTAATCACTTTTTCATGTCAATTGTTTAGTAAAATTGGAGACATTCTGTaagtaaaagaaaggaagatcTTCCTTTTTACCTTGCAAATTCCAGCATGAAATTCCATATGAAATGGAGCAGAGTGGAAGCAGAAGTAAGTTGGAGGTCATATTGAACATGCCCAGCCCTCATTTCTGAAGCCTGCTTGTAGCATCCCATGGTAGCTGAGACAATATTACatcatctgaaaagaaaagtGGGAAGGATGTAGCAGAATGGGAGTCCTAAATGAAAAGCCCTGTGCAGGCTGAATTTTGGCAAGTGCCTGCCTTAATCATGCATGGAGACTCCTCACTAGAAGCGTTGTTGGTGTTAAGAAGGATActgttatttctgtcttttgtgGAATCTGCTGGTGAGTACAGTGTCAATCTGAAGGGCCAAACTTCCTGATTTAGCATGGCCTCTCATATAAAGGGTTTTAAATTTAGGGAAAACTGATTGTAAGAAAATTACTTGTATGTGTCAGCCTGTACAGGCAAGAGGTACAGATGTCTCACTAGAAAAGGGAATATGCTGTGAAAATTGTCCAACAAAACACAAGGCATAGATGCAAGAATTAGGACAGTGActgcaataatatttttcatgtttatctgTTGTTTAGTGAGAACAGCTGATGGAGTTGGTTGGAGTATATTTTTCTAGGAGTAAAAATCTTTCAATTTTGTTCTTAATAGAACTGCCTGGTTGAAATCCAGAATGTAATTGATGCTAATCTGCATTTAGTTGGAATTGTTGGAATTGCAATTGCTGGCATCACAGTGAGTAAATCCATGTTCTTACTCTCAAACCTATATTTGAGCCCAGTACCCTGCCCCTCACGCAAAGCTTTGTAGGAGGTGTTTTGCAGCAACTGGTGAGATTCCTCAAAGGTGCAGCTATTCTTATCACTTTCAGTGTGTCCTCTCTCTGGGAATTGCCCACATCAGTGCAAGCAGACTTGCGTGACTTTGTTTTACCAGTTCATTCTGTGTCCTTAGACAGGGTCCAAAGTATCTAATGGTAATGTTATTTTGCTGTCATAGCAGGAAAGTGGAAGGCACATGAActaaactgaaaagcaaaaggcCGTAGCAGCATTTAATCTATTCTAAAACAACTTCAGACTGATGCTTTAGGCCCTTTGATGATCCATTCCTTAGATTTCATATGGAATACTGAATACCTACCCTTTGTATAGAAATGGCTTTCCAGAAAAATGCTGGCTGTAGCATTGGTTCAATGTGAAGGATAGTTTATAAACAGATTTTCTAGGTCATAGATCCAGTGATCAGTATGTATTTTGTTAAAGGAACAGGATTTAAACTGCATAGTTTTCAGAACAACATTTCTTTCCTAAACGCGTAGCACCTAGTTACAGACAGCTCTTTCATCAAATTGTGTCATCAAAGTGTCGGTAACTTTCCTTACAGTCCACCTCCCACAAGTGTGTATTGTATTCCCAAGGTCTGCTCCTTCATGACAGAGCTGTGACCAATAGATGTCACCCTGCTGCAAGGATATGGCAGGAGTGGGCAGTGTGTATCAAACACAGGCTTTAACAGAAAGCATTTTCCAGCATGCGTGTGCCATGAACTTCCTTCAGGCTCAGAAACCAGCAGCATGAGGAGCCAGAATATTAGTAAAGACATATACCTTTAGCTGCTCTGAAGAGCAGGAGGTTCGTGGACTTATGTGGACACTTAAAAGCAGATGAAGAGTTTATACATGTAATAGAAACCGTGGTGTGGGTAAAGGGGATTAAACAATCCTGTGATTTGTATAAAACATGAAGGTGTACtcaaaaatacagcaaagcagCATGGGTGGGACAGAGTTCCAATAACCTCATTGCTCAACAAGGATACACTAGAAATATGAACATCTCTTCTATGGCTTCCCACCTCAGATACAGCAGAAGTTATTGAATGATAACCTCTTTAGCAGCAGAAACATGTCTGTACGTTTTTCTGTGCTTGTTTCTGACACTTCATGGGGTATGACTAGTCAGCTGTCTCCTTCCTTAGGGAGGTGTGTGGGGAGGGGATATCAACTCAGTCGTTTAACGGCCTGATAGTATTGCTCATCTCCCATCATCAGCAATGAAGCGTCAGGAGGTAGCTGCTAACTGCTTTTGGAGAATCAATCTCCAGAAAGAAATTTCTGGAGACTCGCAACACCCACTGTTCTCTACTTTTAACATTCCCTCTAGTTAACTAGTTCCCTAACACGAATAGAGTTTTATATTTAATGTATAGTCTTGGTCTTGAGTAGTAACTGTTAAGAGCTTAGCTTTCTCTGTAAAACCGCAATGCTCAGCACCAGTTTCTCTTCTCTCATTCAAATGTGTATACAATATTCCACGTAGAAGCATTCTGAAACTCAGAACCTTTTGGTGCAATACTAGGCATAATACCAACAGTCACAGTTATTGATGTCAGTGAAATTTATGTCAATAATATTAATGTTTGGGGCTGTTATGCTGGCCTGAACATTTAGAACAAAGAACAGTGAAACTAGTGTGAGCAGATAAAATCTTGGCTTTGAGTATCAGTGAAATCTCTTTTATCTTAATTGTCTGATGTCTCGGGGGTTTGTAGATAGAAGCAGTCACTTGCTACTCTGCCATAAGAACCTTCAGATTGTTCTGATATGCAGACTATTTTATAACTGTTTTGTAAGTGGATCCTTAAATTGCATCCTTCTCTTCTAGATCTTTGGCATGATATTCAGCATGGTTCTGTGCTGTGTGATCCGTAACACAAGAGACATGATCTAAAACTTTCACTGCACAACtatgtcccaggagttccagacTAAGCTTTACAAGAAGTGCTCTTCTACCCAATTTAATAattgtaatacattttaattagtgTTTTAACATACTGAGAGGAAAATATCCCATTAGGTGAGCAGGTGAACTGTATTAGTGACAGTAAaaccaaagtgaacaaaaaagggttttaaaatgtcctttttaatgaaaaaagcaaaggtgtaTTTAAGactaatttgatttttatgtttgtatctgtgcaagtaagagtttaCACATCTATAGATATTGTGTAAGCACATGCATATCTCTCCTtacaaatatatatgcacatgagCAGGTACATGTATATGCAGTACCTTGTTTAGGTAAGTATGTGCAAATGGAATAtgttgtgtgtgcatgtttgcatGCATATTCTTTCAGAGTCTCACTATGCAAGAGTGTACACACACCAATAGGTATACAGTGCTTGAAACCCTTTCGTATTGAGCCCCTGTTTGCCAAGAATTAGCAGAGGaacaaatgccattttaaaaagtaagaccTCTGATCCATTTTGTAACTGTTCTCTCCAAAGCCCAAACAGAGTACAATTAATAAAATtggactttattaaaaaaaatttaatgccTAAGGGCCTGCTCCAGCAAACTAATTCATGTGAGTAGACCCTTTGACTTCACTGTCCTGCagagactggatt
Protein-coding sequences here:
- the TSPAN2 gene encoding tetraspanin-2 isoform X3; translation: MGTGRGGMRCIKILLFIFNLTFWLAGLAVIAFGLWLRFGGVMADFASDKKSPEYFFMGLYVLVGAGALMTTVGFFGCCGAARESQCLLGAFFACLLVIFAAEVTAGVFAFIGKKVAIQEAQKIYEDIYDDYMKNPGGKVNRTIYHYHLALQCCGKDNMEQQMGLPCPENIQMPKNCLVEIQNVIDANLHLVGIVGIAIAGITENLSQFWYLAEIAQELMKHSPVISLQ
- the TSPAN2 gene encoding tetraspanin-2 isoform X2, which translates into the protein MGTGRGGMRCIKILLFIFNLTFWLAGLAVIAFGLWLRFGGVMADFASDKKSPEYFFMGLYVLVGAGALMTTVGFFGCCGAARESQCLLGAFFACLLVIFAAEVTAGVFAFIGKKVAIQEAQKIYEDIYDDYMKNPGGKVNRTIYHYHLALQCCGKDNMEQQMGLPCPENIQMPKNCLVEIQNVIDANLHLVGIVGIAIAGITLLKVQNL
- the TSPAN2 gene encoding tetraspanin-2 isoform X1 translates to MGTGRGGMRCIKILLFIFNLTFWLAGLAVIAFGLWLRFGGVMADFASDKKSPEYFFMGLYVLVGAGALMTTVGFFGCCGAARESQCLLGAFFACLLVIFAAEVTAGVFAFIGKKVAIQEAQKIYEDIYDDYMKNPGGKVNRTIYHYHLALQCCGKDNMEQQMGLPCPENIQMPKNCLVEIQNVIDANLHLVGIVGIAIAGITIFGMIFSMVLCCVIRNTRDMI